TGAGCCAACTGGCCGAGAACAGGCGTGCAAGTGCGGCGATTACCAGACCGGAACTGATCAGGTAGCCGAGCCGTTGAAACAGCAGCGCATAGAGCAGCAGCAGCCCCAGTACGGCGAGCAACTTCACCGCCACCCAGGGAGACGGCCATTCGCCGTTCTCACCGGGGCGTATCAACAGCACCAGCGACAGTATCGAGAGCAGAATGGCCAGCCCGATAGGGAAGGCTCTCGGCCCTACCGGGTCATAACTGAACGGTACTTCGAGAGATAGCGCCTGGCTGGCGATGAACGCCGCCAGGCCGATCAGGGCGATGGCCAGGCCGCGATCCGCGGCCCGGTTGTCGAACAAGCTCATTTTGTCAGACCTACTTCCTGCGCCAGGCCCTTGAACTGAGTGACCTGTTGTTTGACGTAGCTGTCGAACTCGTCACCGAACAATGCCATCGGGAACAGGCCCTGGGCTTCACGCAGATCGGCAAATGAGTCGGACTCGGAAAGCTTCTGGAGGCGTTCACTCCAGGCGTTGTAGGCCTCGTCGCTGACTTCGGGACCCATGTAGTACCCGCGCCAGATCGGCCATGTCACGTCATATCCCTGTTCCGCAGCGGTGGGGATGTCGGCATAGGGTCCGCCGACACGCTCCTCGGACAGTGCGGCGAGGACGCGGATGTCACCGCTCTCAAGCTGGGAACGCAGTTCTGACAGATCGCCGGTGAAGACCTGAATATGATTGCCGAGTAGGGCTGCCAGCGATTCGCCGCCACCCTCGAAGGCTACATAGCGCAGCGAGCGCGGATCGATGTCAGCCGCACGAGCCGTCAGCGCAGCCTTCATCCAGTCCTGACTGCCGACAGTGCCGCCGGCGCCCAAGGCTACTGAGCTCGGATCTTCCTTGAGTGCATTCATCAGTTCATCAAGGTTCTGCCAGGGGGCATCGGCTTTAACGACAATGGCACCATAGTCAACACCGATGGCGCCGAGCCAACGCACCTCGTCGGCGTCATACTGGCCGAACTTGCCCAGCGCCAGATTGACGGCCGCGCCGGTACTGGCGGCGACGATCAGATTGGGATCGTCGGTACGTACGCCATTGATGTGGTTGTAGGCGACCGCGCCGATACCACCCGGCATGTAGGTCACCAGCATCGGGTCTTCGATCAGGCCGGCTTCCAGCAGACCATTGGCAGCGAGTCGGCAGGTAAGGTCATAGCCGCCGCCGGGCTTGGCCGGTGCAATGCACTCGTTGTTGTCAGCGGCTTGAACGCTACTGGAAAGCAGTAGGCTGCCGAGCAGGACGCTACCGAGTGCCAGCGATAGTGATGTATAGGGTTTCATGGCAGGCTCCTTGAAGACTTATTGTTATCGGTGATGGGTTATGGCTATTGCGAGTTGCCGGTTTTACGACAGACTCGATGCTAGTGGGTGGACCTTTCATCAACCTGTCATCAAACGCGGATGCGGCTGCTACTTTAGTCGCATGACGTAGGGCTCAAGGGCTTTTATGCCGGGTTTTGCAACGATGCTGGTGAAGGATTCCGTGAGAAGCTGATGAGGAACTTATGAGATTGCTGCTGGTAGAGGACGACGCGCTGATCTCGCGTTCGCTGGAGCAGGCATTGACGCGTCTCGGCAACAGCGTGGACGTCTTCGACAGCTGCCGCGGAGCGCACGCCGCCTTGCAGGGGACCGCCTTCGATCTAGTGGTGCTCGATCTGGGA
This Halomonas huangheensis DNA region includes the following protein-coding sequences:
- a CDS encoding Bug family tripartite tricarboxylate transporter substrate binding protein — translated: MKPYTSLSLALGSVLLGSLLLSSSVQAADNNECIAPAKPGGGYDLTCRLAANGLLEAGLIEDPMLVTYMPGGIGAVAYNHINGVRTDDPNLIVAASTGAAVNLALGKFGQYDADEVRWLGAIGVDYGAIVVKADAPWQNLDELMNALKEDPSSVALGAGGTVGSQDWMKAALTARAADIDPRSLRYVAFEGGGESLAALLGNHIQVFTGDLSELRSQLESGDIRVLAALSEERVGGPYADIPTAAEQGYDVTWPIWRGYYMGPEVSDEAYNAWSERLQKLSESDSFADLREAQGLFPMALFGDEFDSYVKQQVTQFKGLAQEVGLTK
- a CDS encoding tripartite tricarboxylate transporter TctB family protein, which translates into the protein MSLFDNRAADRGLAIALIGLAAFIASQALSLEVPFSYDPVGPRAFPIGLAILLSILSLVLLIRPGENGEWPSPWVAVKLLAVLGLLLLYALLFQRLGYLISSGLVIAALARLFSASWLKAVITGVLMAIGSYWLFTMGLGITLPGGSWFG